Proteins encoded in a region of the Novibacillus thermophilus genome:
- a CDS encoding ABC transporter substrate-binding protein: protein MSKKSWLISLILVTAFTVAACASNESASDSGAESDEAETGSAEAFDWKMADGTTIEVAFNQHPYADAIIEKLDAFKDLTGITVDYSVTPEENYFDVVTTALNAKNGKPDVFMTGSYQLWEYAPAGYIQGLDEFLNDPSKTSPDYDASDFLEGVIQSNRWDLTPGNPAGEGELWAIPIGFETNVLAYNKRAFEENDLEVPTTFEELIETAEKLQGWNGPGSYGIATRGTRSWATIHPGYMTAYSMHGAKDFDVEDGKLVAQVNSPEAIEVTDMFAELVKRGGPQDWASYTWYEVSSDLGAGKAAMAFDASSASYFQSVEGASQEGENLAWAPPPLTKDGAELGANLWIWSLAMNETSEKKDAAWLFMQYFSGKEHTLWGATEASVFDPVRSSVWEDPAFKEKIAQKDGYKETFDAIIDNTSIKFTPQPEFFNTTTEWAGALQDIITSGADTEERMNQLAEDLNERVSRIRR, encoded by the coding sequence ATGTCGAAAAAAAGTTGGCTGATATCACTCATACTTGTTACCGCTTTCACCGTAGCGGCTTGTGCTTCAAACGAATCGGCATCTGATTCTGGGGCAGAATCAGACGAAGCTGAAACCGGATCGGCTGAGGCGTTTGATTGGAAAATGGCAGACGGAACGACGATTGAGGTCGCGTTCAACCAACATCCGTATGCCGATGCGATTATCGAGAAGCTAGATGCGTTTAAGGATTTGACGGGAATAACGGTCGATTACTCCGTTACGCCTGAGGAAAACTACTTCGACGTTGTGACGACAGCACTGAATGCGAAAAACGGGAAACCGGATGTTTTTATGACCGGATCGTATCAACTGTGGGAGTACGCCCCGGCCGGTTACATTCAAGGGTTGGATGAGTTTTTGAATGACCCGTCCAAAACAAGTCCTGATTACGATGCAAGCGATTTCTTAGAAGGAGTCATTCAAAGTAACCGCTGGGACCTTACGCCGGGAAATCCGGCAGGTGAAGGGGAACTGTGGGCGATTCCCATCGGGTTTGAGACGAACGTCCTCGCGTACAACAAACGAGCTTTTGAGGAAAACGACCTTGAAGTTCCGACGACGTTCGAAGAGTTAATTGAAACAGCCGAAAAACTGCAAGGGTGGAACGGGCCGGGTTCCTACGGAATTGCCACGAGGGGGACGCGTTCGTGGGCCACGATTCACCCAGGCTACATGACCGCCTACTCCATGCACGGCGCCAAAGACTTTGACGTTGAAGACGGCAAACTCGTCGCACAGGTAAACAGTCCTGAGGCAATTGAAGTGACCGACATGTTTGCTGAATTAGTGAAAAGAGGCGGACCGCAAGACTGGGCAAGCTACACGTGGTATGAAGTGTCGTCTGATTTAGGGGCAGGAAAGGCCGCCATGGCGTTTGATGCCAGCAGCGCTTCTTATTTCCAGAGCGTTGAAGGCGCTTCACAAGAGGGTGAAAATCTGGCTTGGGCACCGCCGCCGCTGACGAAGGACGGAGCTGAACTCGGCGCCAACTTGTGGATCTGGTCATTGGCTATGAATGAAACGTCTGAGAAAAAAGACGCAGCCTGGCTGTTTATGCAGTACTTCTCAGGTAAGGAACACACACTTTGGGGCGCTACAGAAGCGAGCGTTTTCGATCCAGTTCGTTCCTCCGTCTGGGAAGACCCTGCATTCAAAGAAAAGATTGCCCAAAAAGACGGTTATAAAGAGACGTTCGATGCCATTATCGATAACACGTCCATCAAGTTTACGCCGCAACCGGAATTTTTCAATACGACGACTGAATGGGCCGGGGCCCTCCAGGATATCATTACGTCCGGTGCCGATACTGAGGAGAGGATGAATCAACTGGCCGAAGACTTAAACGAGCGTGTATCGAGAATCAGAAGATAA
- a CDS encoding DeoR/GlpR family DNA-binding transcription regulator produces the protein MFSLERKQRVLEYLNQHQRATVKELSQLFNVTEATLRSDLTALEKEGHIKRIHGGAVLADNVSSEYSFLVREKKNRQEKIAIGKTAADMVETGQCILLDGSTTCLEMARSLRKRKIRLTVITNGLMAAMELRENPEITVIVTGGILRIGSISLEGTLSRHIFNEINVDTAFLSARGFTFEDGLTDFNMYEVELKKLMVDSSPHVVALLDHSKMEKSSIASFAKTEQVTTLITDRKTPESVIRKFRDKGINVIVPSE, from the coding sequence GTGTTTTCTCTCGAACGAAAACAAAGGGTTTTAGAGTATTTAAACCAGCATCAACGGGCTACCGTGAAAGAGTTGTCCCAACTATTTAACGTAACAGAAGCAACGCTTCGTTCAGACTTGACTGCATTAGAAAAAGAAGGGCACATTAAACGCATACACGGCGGTGCCGTTCTGGCGGACAACGTCTCGTCTGAATACAGTTTTTTAGTGCGTGAAAAGAAAAACAGGCAAGAAAAAATCGCAATTGGCAAAACAGCAGCAGACATGGTGGAAACTGGGCAGTGTATTTTACTTGATGGCAGTACGACCTGTCTGGAAATGGCGCGCAGTCTCAGGAAAAGGAAAATTCGCTTGACGGTTATTACGAACGGCTTGATGGCCGCGATGGAATTGAGAGAGAACCCGGAAATTACCGTCATCGTCACGGGCGGCATCTTGAGAATTGGCTCTATTTCACTGGAAGGGACGTTAAGCCGGCACATTTTTAACGAAATCAATGTAGATACGGCTTTTTTATCAGCGAGGGGCTTTACCTTTGAAGACGGGTTAACGGATTTTAACATGTACGAGGTCGAACTGAAAAAACTGATGGTTGACTCTTCGCCACATGTCGTGGCTCTTTTGGATCACAGTAAAATGGAGAAGAGTTCGATCGCCTCTTTTGCCAAAACAGAACAAGTCACAACGCTCATCACTGACCGTAAAACACCGGAAAGTGTTATCCGAAAGTTTCGCGATAAAGGTATAAACGTGATCGTTCCCAGTGAGTAA
- a CDS encoding zinc-binding dehydrogenase: protein MNKHEVVTSKAYRLIAPGKFVETTLQHEVKQEQVVVKPTLASICHADLRYYTGKRKRNVLKEKLPMALFHEGIGHVVISNADSVPPGQRVVIVPNIPGRLLNNNSGKSRLPQSTLRNNVADNYAADSVFLGSGYDGIGQSHLVLPAENAVPVPDSIPDGIAVLTELSSVSLHAIHHVSAFLKEGKVAVFGDGPVGFLTAAMLYHVFRIPKSQLLVFGAVREKLAQFDFATTHLVQDYHFHRQQNVATVIECTGGVFSESAINQAIDLIAPQGKIVLLGVSEERVPINTRDVLAKGLTLIGSSRSTVSDFKALMQDFQNQAYQQTIEKLLPDQYDYIRNVNDLHNTMDRASKNKGWKKIIMNFDW, encoded by the coding sequence ATGAATAAGCATGAGGTTGTGACATCGAAAGCGTACCGATTAATCGCGCCTGGGAAATTTGTAGAAACCACGCTCCAACATGAAGTAAAACAAGAACAAGTGGTTGTTAAGCCGACATTAGCCAGCATTTGCCATGCAGACCTTCGGTACTACACCGGCAAGCGGAAGCGAAACGTTCTGAAAGAAAAGCTGCCAATGGCTTTATTTCATGAGGGGATCGGTCACGTGGTGATCTCAAATGCCGACTCTGTCCCACCAGGGCAACGCGTGGTCATTGTTCCCAATATACCCGGCAGGTTGTTAAATAACAACAGCGGCAAAAGCAGACTTCCCCAATCTACTTTAAGAAATAACGTTGCGGATAACTATGCCGCTGACAGTGTTTTTCTGGGAAGCGGGTATGACGGCATCGGGCAGAGTCACCTCGTGTTGCCGGCTGAGAACGCGGTTCCGGTTCCCGACAGTATTCCGGACGGGATTGCTGTACTGACTGAACTGAGCTCAGTTTCGTTACATGCGATACATCACGTATCAGCATTTCTTAAAGAGGGGAAAGTGGCCGTTTTCGGCGACGGTCCGGTGGGGTTTTTGACCGCGGCCATGCTTTACCACGTTTTCCGCATTCCGAAATCTCAGCTCCTCGTATTTGGCGCGGTACGCGAGAAATTGGCACAGTTTGATTTTGCGACGACCCATCTCGTACAAGACTACCATTTTCACAGACAGCAAAATGTGGCAACTGTTATCGAATGCACGGGAGGCGTGTTCAGTGAAAGTGCGATAAATCAAGCGATCGATTTAATAGCGCCGCAAGGCAAGATCGTATTGTTGGGCGTTTCAGAAGAAAGGGTGCCGATCAATACGAGGGATGTCCTCGCCAAGGGGTTAACGCTGATCGGGAGCTCCCGAAGCACTGTCAGCGACTTCAAAGCACTGATGCAAGACTTTCAAAATCAAGCCTATCAGCAAACAATAGAGAAACTTTTGCCGGATCAATATGATTACATTCGAAACGTAAATGACTTACATAACACAATGGATAGGGCATCTAAAAATAAAGGATGGAAAAAAATAATAATGAATTTTGATTGGTAA
- a CDS encoding MDR/zinc-dependent alcohol dehydrogenase-like family protein, translated as MGVKTELPRELPKKMKAVVAYAPGDYRLEEVDTPKAGPGEIVIKVEACGICAGDLKAYDGAPSFWGDETQPAYIKAPVIPGHEFVGHVVQTGEGVEGFSFGDRVISEQIVPCWKCRFCQRGQYWMCEKHDLYGFQYNVNGGMAEYMKFTKEAINYRVPDHLTLEQAVLIEPYACSLHAIQRAQIQLGDFVVLSGAGTLGLGMVGAARRSGPGKLVVLDLIDERLKLAQKFGADVVMNPLKVDVVSEIKNMTDGYGCDIYIEATGHPKSVEQGLSMIRKLGRFVEFSVFKDPVTVDWSIISDRKELDLLGSHLGPYCYPIVIDGIERGYLPTEGVVTHQLPLDQFERGFELVKSGKHSIKVVLIP; from the coding sequence ATGGGCGTCAAAACGGAACTTCCACGCGAACTTCCCAAAAAGATGAAAGCAGTGGTCGCATACGCGCCAGGTGACTATCGGCTGGAAGAGGTGGACACGCCGAAAGCGGGGCCGGGGGAGATTGTCATCAAAGTGGAAGCGTGCGGCATTTGTGCCGGTGATTTGAAAGCGTACGATGGGGCTCCAAGTTTTTGGGGAGATGAGACTCAGCCCGCCTACATAAAGGCTCCCGTCATCCCCGGGCATGAGTTTGTCGGGCATGTCGTACAGACGGGAGAGGGGGTTGAAGGTTTTTCCTTTGGAGACCGCGTCATTTCAGAGCAAATTGTGCCGTGTTGGAAATGCCGCTTTTGTCAGCGCGGGCAGTACTGGATGTGCGAGAAGCACGACTTATACGGCTTTCAGTACAACGTCAACGGCGGAATGGCTGAGTATATGAAATTTACGAAAGAGGCGATTAATTATCGAGTTCCTGACCACTTAACGCTGGAACAGGCGGTACTGATTGAACCGTATGCCTGTTCATTGCACGCCATACAACGTGCCCAGATACAATTAGGGGATTTTGTCGTCTTGTCAGGTGCCGGAACGTTGGGATTGGGCATGGTCGGAGCGGCCAGAAGGTCTGGTCCCGGAAAGTTAGTTGTACTTGACCTCATCGACGAGCGGCTGAAACTGGCCCAAAAATTCGGAGCGGACGTCGTCATGAACCCGCTCAAAGTGGATGTCGTTTCAGAGATCAAAAACATGACAGACGGCTACGGGTGTGACATTTACATTGAAGCTACCGGACATCCGAAGTCAGTCGAACAAGGGCTTTCGATGATTCGCAAATTGGGGAGGTTCGTCGAGTTCAGTGTGTTTAAAGATCCGGTGACGGTTGACTGGAGCATTATAAGTGACCGGAAAGAACTGGATCTTTTAGGTTCTCACTTGGGACCGTACTGTTATCCGATCGTCATCGACGGCATCGAAAGGGGCTATTTGCCGACAGAAGGCGTCGTGACGCATCAACTGCCGTTAGATCAATTCGAACGAGGTTTCGAGTTGGTCAAGAGCGGTAAGCACTCCATTAAAGTCGTATTAATTCCGTAA
- a CDS encoding autoinducer 2 ABC transporter substrate-binding protein yields the protein MRLKRHLFLLFVLLVSTAVIFAGCGVKDTSSDGAAESDTPEEETTSDAQQGEGGSDGSYKIALVPKLVGIPYFEVAAEGAEKAGEELGVEVIYTGPTEADAAQQVNTIQDLISQGVDAIAVAPNDAQALTPILKEAQESGILVLSWDTAAEEGATEYFVNQLDGDTYGRHLMDLLVESMGKEEGKYAIVTGALTAANLNAWIEAAQKQAEEHYPGLELVTDVVPSDEDQQMAFQQAQNLLSAYPDLDGFIGVSTPAPIGIAQAVQQAGKQDEVAVVGTTSPNMANEYLKDGSLDVASLWNPADLGYLAIAVAKKALDGEEIGEGLQIEGYDQLEVRGSEIIMGPPLDFTADNVDDYDF from the coding sequence TTGCGTTTAAAGAGACATTTATTTTTACTGTTTGTGTTGTTGGTGTCAACAGCGGTCATCTTTGCGGGATGTGGCGTCAAGGATACTTCTTCAGACGGGGCAGCCGAATCTGATACACCTGAAGAAGAGACGACATCTGATGCCCAGCAAGGGGAAGGGGGATCAGACGGCAGTTATAAGATTGCGTTAGTCCCAAAACTGGTGGGGATTCCGTACTTTGAAGTCGCAGCAGAGGGAGCGGAAAAAGCAGGAGAAGAACTCGGAGTAGAAGTCATTTACACGGGTCCGACGGAAGCTGACGCAGCCCAACAGGTGAATACGATTCAAGATTTAATCAGTCAAGGCGTGGATGCCATTGCCGTAGCGCCGAACGACGCCCAAGCTCTCACTCCGATTTTGAAAGAAGCTCAGGAAAGTGGTATCCTCGTCCTCAGCTGGGACACGGCGGCTGAAGAAGGGGCGACCGAATACTTTGTGAATCAACTGGATGGAGACACGTACGGCCGTCACCTCATGGATTTGCTCGTGGAAAGCATGGGGAAAGAGGAAGGGAAGTACGCTATTGTCACCGGGGCTTTAACCGCTGCCAACTTGAACGCCTGGATTGAAGCGGCGCAAAAACAAGCGGAGGAACACTACCCCGGGTTAGAGCTCGTCACAGATGTGGTCCCTTCAGATGAGGACCAACAGATGGCGTTTCAACAAGCACAAAATTTACTCAGTGCCTATCCGGACCTCGACGGGTTTATCGGGGTCAGCACACCGGCGCCGATTGGAATCGCTCAAGCTGTACAGCAAGCAGGGAAACAAGATGAAGTCGCCGTTGTCGGAACGACGTCTCCGAATATGGCCAACGAGTACTTGAAAGACGGGTCCCTTGACGTCGCGTCCCTGTGGAACCCTGCCGATTTGGGTTACTTGGCCATTGCCGTTGCCAAAAAGGCGTTAGACGGAGAGGAGATCGGCGAAGGGTTACAGATTGAAGGGTACGATCAGTTAGAAGTCCGGGGGAGCGAGATTATCATGGGTCCGCCGCTAGACTTCACAGCTGACAACGTCGACGACTACGACTTTTAA
- a CDS encoding ABC transporter permease, producing the protein MTAWFRSFEFLLFVILIALMAIMAVTSPAFLRWDNLFLITQQMSELGIIALGMTLVILTAGIDLSVSSIVGLSATTIGYLSFHGVNIWVAVLAGLTVAVLCGMFNALFIARIEVSPILVTLGTMSLFQGIALYVTKGNAFSNFPESYNVIGLGYVGPFPVQFLIFACLAVVIALVLKRTPWGRSIYLIGGNTVASRFSGVNHRKVLFYVYVLVGLLCGIAAVIISSRVNTARPDWGSSYLLQSIAAVVLGGTMLTGGKGSILGTVMGVSIFAVLSNGLNLNGVSPFMQNVFMGAILIVVLVIRYYTHTHSRKKQKQREPSKQLSA; encoded by the coding sequence GTGACCGCATGGTTCCGTTCATTTGAGTTTTTACTGTTCGTGATACTCATCGCGTTAATGGCCATTATGGCCGTCACGTCACCCGCATTTCTTAGGTGGGACAATCTGTTTTTGATCACGCAACAAATGTCTGAACTCGGCATTATCGCCTTGGGGATGACCCTCGTCATTTTAACGGCGGGCATCGATTTGTCTGTCAGCTCGATCGTCGGTTTGAGTGCTACCACCATCGGATATTTGAGTTTCCACGGGGTGAATATTTGGGTCGCAGTGTTGGCGGGTTTAACGGTTGCCGTCCTCTGTGGAATGTTTAACGCTCTATTTATCGCCCGGATCGAGGTATCCCCTATACTCGTCACGCTGGGAACGATGTCGCTCTTTCAGGGGATCGCCCTGTACGTGACGAAAGGGAATGCGTTTTCTAATTTCCCCGAGTCTTACAACGTCATCGGCCTGGGCTATGTGGGTCCATTTCCGGTCCAGTTTCTCATCTTTGCATGTCTTGCAGTCGTGATCGCCCTTGTGCTGAAACGCACTCCGTGGGGGAGGAGCATTTATTTAATCGGCGGGAATACAGTGGCCTCCCGCTTCTCCGGTGTCAACCACCGCAAAGTGCTGTTTTACGTTTACGTGCTCGTCGGTTTGCTGTGCGGTATTGCCGCTGTCATCATTTCGTCACGGGTGAATACGGCCAGGCCGGACTGGGGGAGTTCTTACTTGTTGCAGTCCATTGCGGCCGTCGTGCTTGGAGGAACGATGTTGACGGGCGGGAAAGGAAGTATTTTAGGGACGGTCATGGGGGTGAGCATTTTTGCCGTCTTGTCGAACGGACTGAATCTAAACGGCGTATCGCCTTTCATGCAGAATGTCTTCATGGGGGCCATCTTGATCGTCGTGTTAGTCATCCGTTATTACACCCACACCCACTCACGCAAAAAACAAAAACAACGTGAGCCGTCGAAACAGCTGTCGGCGTAG
- a CDS encoding carbohydrate ABC transporter permease, whose protein sequence is MSRRFLAILRNAFLILYALFALFPLFWMLLISFKHDRDVYTTTFVFSPTVENYTTLITDGVYVHFFLNNLIVSGGAVLLSVVVGVPAAYAFARFKFKGQESLAFTLLSFRFAPEILVILPLYLIYQQLGLYNTHFGLIWVLQLITLPLIVWVLRGYFEEISPEIEHAARMDGYPWWHVFLKILMPLIKPGLVASALLSFIFAWNNFTFPLLLGSQDVMTTTVGTLRYISSETVQYGQMAAAATVATIPQIVLAMLIQKHLVRGLSMGAVKG, encoded by the coding sequence TTGTCTCGAAGGTTTTTGGCCATTTTACGCAACGCTTTTTTAATCTTGTATGCGTTATTTGCATTGTTCCCCCTTTTCTGGATGTTGCTCATATCGTTTAAGCACGATCGCGACGTGTACACGACGACATTTGTTTTCAGTCCGACAGTTGAGAATTACACAACCTTGATCACAGACGGTGTGTACGTGCACTTTTTCCTGAACAACTTGATCGTCAGTGGCGGGGCGGTCCTCTTGTCCGTTGTCGTCGGTGTCCCTGCGGCGTACGCATTTGCCAGGTTTAAGTTTAAAGGCCAAGAATCGCTGGCTTTCACGCTGCTGTCTTTCCGCTTTGCTCCTGAGATCCTGGTTATTCTGCCGCTGTATTTAATTTACCAGCAGTTAGGGCTGTACAATACGCACTTTGGTTTGATCTGGGTACTGCAACTCATTACGTTACCTTTAATCGTGTGGGTGTTAAGGGGGTACTTTGAAGAGATATCGCCGGAAATTGAACATGCGGCACGGATGGACGGTTACCCTTGGTGGCACGTGTTTTTGAAGATTTTAATGCCGCTGATCAAACCGGGATTAGTCGCATCAGCGCTGTTGTCCTTTATCTTTGCCTGGAATAACTTTACGTTTCCGCTGTTGTTGGGAAGTCAAGATGTCATGACGACCACGGTCGGAACTCTCCGTTACATCTCGTCAGAAACAGTGCAGTACGGGCAGATGGCTGCCGCAGCGACAGTCGCCACGATTCCCCAGATCGTGCTGGCGATGCTCATTCAAAAACATTTGGTCCGCGGATTAAGCATGGGAGCGGTGAAGGGTTAA
- a CDS encoding carbohydrate ABC transporter permease encodes MRESGIQPSTVSNDVTVQSPKRQPPFMRRARPYLILAPALLLTAGILYPFVISIYYSLTNYSFKYADYSFVGLENWVYMFKNPDFYHSVVVTLKYALFSTGIQTVLGVIVALLLNQETRLAKSLRIVLIFPLMVAPVIATLIWQLMTNQSVGILNQWLRFFGVENFMWGADPKTALFTVVLIDVWVYTAFVIVLVLAGLRSLPQAPFESAKIDGGSAWFTFKTLTLPMIMPYILIAVVFRLMISLQEFSIIFALTRGGPGDTLMTLSLRAYVEAFTYKELGFAIPYMLVLWVIVFIASNFLIKYWSYSQRKASGN; translated from the coding sequence GTGAGAGAGAGTGGAATCCAGCCTTCCACCGTGTCAAACGACGTGACCGTTCAATCGCCTAAACGTCAACCACCTTTTATGCGGAGGGCTAGACCTTATCTCATCCTTGCACCTGCGCTGTTACTGACGGCAGGAATTTTATATCCGTTCGTTATCTCTATTTATTATTCGCTGACGAACTATTCGTTTAAGTATGCTGATTATTCCTTTGTCGGGTTGGAAAACTGGGTGTACATGTTTAAAAATCCGGACTTTTACCACAGCGTGGTGGTTACGCTGAAGTACGCCCTGTTTTCCACCGGGATCCAGACAGTGTTAGGTGTCATTGTGGCATTGTTGCTGAACCAGGAAACGCGGCTCGCCAAATCACTCAGAATCGTGTTAATCTTTCCGCTGATGGTGGCGCCGGTCATCGCCACGCTGATCTGGCAGCTTATGACTAATCAGTCTGTGGGCATTCTCAATCAGTGGCTTCGATTCTTCGGAGTAGAAAATTTTATGTGGGGGGCTGATCCCAAAACGGCACTGTTCACGGTTGTTCTAATCGATGTGTGGGTTTACACGGCGTTCGTCATCGTGCTCGTATTGGCAGGATTGCGGTCATTGCCCCAGGCTCCCTTTGAATCGGCGAAAATAGACGGGGGGTCTGCCTGGTTTACGTTTAAAACGTTAACCTTGCCGATGATCATGCCGTACATCCTCATTGCTGTCGTGTTTCGATTAATGATTTCATTACAAGAGTTTTCTATCATTTTCGCCCTAACGCGTGGAGGACCCGGAGATACTTTGATGACTCTTTCGCTCCGAGCGTACGTGGAGGCCTTTACATATAAGGAGTTAGGTTTTGCCATTCCGTACATGCTCGTTTTGTGGGTCATTGTGTTTATTGCCAGTAATTTTCTGATCAAATACTGGAGCTACTCTCAGCGCAAGGCTTCAGGCAATTGA
- a CDS encoding TOBE domain-containing protein, translating into MNIFTVETVFSEDQLQFKIEGADITFNVPEQLREKVKTGGKYRFGIRPTDVEVVSASQDYTFSHEVAAFENLGEEFRVMLRLNGTVFNVVTNEEIDFKRGETIYLKIKAHKINLFDFKSRKRLN; encoded by the coding sequence ATGAACATCTTTACTGTAGAAACTGTCTTCTCAGAAGATCAACTGCAGTTCAAAATCGAGGGGGCTGACATTACATTTAACGTACCTGAACAACTGAGAGAGAAAGTAAAAACAGGAGGGAAATACCGTTTCGGTATTCGACCGACAGACGTGGAAGTCGTCTCAGCCTCCCAAGACTATACGTTCTCTCACGAGGTGGCGGCCTTTGAAAATCTCGGTGAAGAGTTTCGCGTCATGCTCAGATTGAACGGAACCGTATTTAATGTGGTGACGAACGAAGAAATAGATTTTAAACGGGGAGAAACCATTTATTTAAAAATAAAAGCACATAAGATTAACCTCTTTGATTTTAAGTCCAGGAAACGCCTGAACTAA
- the rpiB gene encoding ribose 5-phosphate isomerase B: MDIAIGSDHFGYTLKEAVKQFLLELGHNVVDYGCKDCEEVDYPDVAFRVATDIRDQKYSRGILICGTGIGVCIAANKVPGVRAAVCHDTYSAERARKSNNAQILAMGAKIIGEEVAKKVVKEWLESEFSGGRSLRKVKKIDAHEKALNSTNHSTNGGV, translated from the coding sequence GTGGACATCGCAATCGGTTCAGACCACTTCGGCTACACGCTGAAAGAGGCAGTGAAACAGTTTCTCCTCGAACTCGGTCATAACGTTGTCGATTACGGATGCAAAGATTGTGAAGAAGTGGATTATCCAGATGTCGCGTTTCGAGTGGCGACAGATATACGGGATCAAAAGTATTCGAGAGGGATACTCATCTGTGGAACTGGCATCGGGGTGTGCATCGCGGCCAATAAAGTTCCTGGGGTGCGCGCCGCTGTTTGCCACGACACTTATTCTGCAGAACGGGCACGCAAGAGCAACAACGCCCAAATTTTGGCGATGGGGGCGAAAATTATCGGCGAAGAAGTGGCCAAAAAAGTTGTTAAAGAGTGGCTTGAGTCTGAGTTTTCGGGCGGTCGTTCCCTGCGTAAGGTTAAAAAAATAGACGCGCACGAGAAGGCGTTGAACAGCACCAATCATTCAACAAATGGAGGAGTGTAA
- a CDS encoding ABC transporter ATP-binding protein — protein MIGVTDLADVKLQNITKQFHHQTVLDNISFDVKDKEFFVIFGHAGAGKTTILNTIAGLYAPDSGQVLIDNREVTGVEPEDRNIAMVFENYALYPHYTVFENIASPLKSPKHRQPQRVIEEKVIRTAKKLNIDHLLDRKPSELSNGQRQRVGLGRALVREPEAFLMDEPLTHLDAKLRHQMRAELKEMQYHLDTTTVYVTHDYLEAMSLGDRIAILNEGKIEQIGTPHDIYYFPASEYVAQAFGEPEINLLEGHVQTEHGKHWLAIHEIGEDFLLPEDVSRTLLERGARVLSVGLRPTDIDFSRTDENGGLPGTVYSFEPLGAKAILSVKVKERIINTVTSADEELNLDERVFLKIHLDRAVFFDRDDGKFLARSKRKGGIERGRIAVD, from the coding sequence ATGATAGGGGTGACGGATTTGGCTGATGTCAAGCTGCAAAACATAACAAAACAATTTCATCATCAAACAGTGTTGGACAACATCAGTTTTGACGTCAAAGATAAAGAGTTTTTCGTAATATTCGGCCATGCCGGCGCGGGGAAGACGACTATTCTGAACACGATTGCCGGCCTCTATGCGCCTGATTCTGGACAGGTCCTAATTGATAACCGAGAAGTGACTGGTGTCGAACCGGAAGACCGGAATATTGCCATGGTTTTTGAAAACTACGCCTTGTACCCCCACTACACTGTTTTTGAGAACATCGCGTCACCGCTTAAAAGTCCGAAACACAGACAGCCGCAGCGTGTGATTGAAGAAAAAGTCATCCGTACGGCCAAAAAGTTAAACATCGATCACCTCCTCGACCGCAAACCGTCAGAACTGTCCAACGGCCAAAGGCAAAGGGTGGGGCTGGGGCGGGCATTAGTTCGAGAACCGGAAGCTTTCCTGATGGATGAACCGCTCACCCACTTGGATGCCAAGTTACGGCATCAAATGAGAGCAGAACTCAAGGAAATGCAGTACCACCTTGATACGACGACGGTATACGTCACCCACGACTATTTGGAAGCGATGAGTCTCGGCGATCGGATTGCCATCCTGAACGAAGGAAAAATTGAACAGATCGGGACTCCCCACGACATTTACTACTTCCCCGCATCTGAATACGTCGCCCAGGCATTCGGGGAGCCGGAGATCAATTTACTGGAAGGGCACGTACAAACTGAACACGGAAAACACTGGCTCGCGATTCACGAGATAGGCGAAGACTTTCTCCTCCCTGAAGACGTTAGCCGCACACTGCTGGAGCGAGGGGCGCGGGTGTTGAGTGTGGGACTGAGGCCGACAGACATCGATTTTAGCCGGACAGACGAAAATGGCGGGTTACCCGGAACCGTGTACAGCTTTGAGCCGTTGGGGGCTAAGGCGATTCTGTCCGTTAAAGTAAAAGAGCGGATCATCAACACGGTCACTTCCGCAGACGAGGAGCTCAATCTGGATGAACGCGTCTTTTTGAAGATACATTTGGATAGAGCGGTCTTTTTTGACCGTGATGACGGCAAATTTCTTGCGCGGAGCAAGAGGAAAGGAGGGATAGAGCGTGGCCGAATTGCAGTTGATTGA